Proteins co-encoded in one Aminivibrio pyruvatiphilus genomic window:
- a CDS encoding glycosyltransferase family 39 protein, whose protein sequence is MNFSRPGAAAKLLLLVLLSVSLYFWGLGNHGLLEPDEGRYSEIPREMRETGDFITPRLNYIKYFEKPVLHYWLTASAQAVFGENEFSGRFWPALLALGGVMFTYLLARSMFGRETALYSSAILTTSLVYFAISRINITDMPLSFFLTAAMAGFWFGLEKDRRFYLLFYAGAALALLTKGLIGIVLPGGIIFWYMILTRRWDIVRSALYLPGIILFSALSLPWFIAVCAVNGDFFYFFFIQEHFLRYATTMHGRYEPAWFFIPILLAGLFPWTGLLPGAVRSALPSRIRALGNEKREELFLFLWFAVIFLFFSLSSSKLIPYIIPVFPPLAVLMGRVFQKIVSESDGRGMKRFLLWNSAFLVPFILALLVYPFFNSRISAGRLLPYALPVALALSAFVAAGWYFYRKSRFRLLALSLCLLAFLSMFSFRRVFTLYDGLISARDLAGIVAELRRPGDVIAQYGNYDQGLPFYLKQRIVLVNYLGELEFGAKQEEDPFWFIGTEQLLELWKSDRRVILVINTGHEETIFSLLDPNVSSVAAKTERRIILVNRP, encoded by the coding sequence ATGAATTTCTCTCGCCCCGGCGCCGCCGCAAAGCTCCTGCTTCTCGTTCTCCTGTCTGTTTCTCTCTATTTCTGGGGGCTCGGCAATCACGGCCTCCTCGAGCCCGACGAGGGACGGTACTCTGAAATCCCCCGGGAGATGCGGGAGACAGGGGACTTCATCACCCCAAGGCTTAACTATATCAAATACTTCGAAAAACCGGTGCTTCACTACTGGCTCACCGCTTCCGCCCAGGCCGTTTTCGGAGAAAACGAGTTTTCAGGCCGCTTCTGGCCCGCTCTGCTCGCCCTCGGGGGCGTTATGTTCACCTACCTGCTGGCACGGTCCATGTTCGGCCGCGAAACGGCCCTCTACTCGTCGGCCATTCTGACCACGAGCCTGGTCTATTTCGCCATCTCCCGGATCAACATCACCGACATGCCTCTCTCCTTCTTCCTCACCGCGGCCATGGCGGGATTCTGGTTCGGCCTGGAAAAGGACAGGCGCTTTTACCTGCTTTTCTATGCGGGAGCGGCCCTCGCCCTTCTCACCAAGGGCCTGATCGGCATCGTCCTGCCCGGCGGGATTATCTTCTGGTACATGATCCTCACCAGGCGGTGGGACATCGTCCGGTCCGCCCTCTACCTTCCGGGCATCATCCTCTTCTCAGCCCTCTCCCTGCCGTGGTTCATCGCAGTCTGCGCGGTCAACGGCGATTTCTTCTACTTCTTCTTCATCCAGGAGCATTTCCTGCGGTACGCGACCACCATGCACGGCCGGTACGAGCCGGCGTGGTTCTTCATTCCCATTCTGCTCGCCGGACTTTTCCCGTGGACGGGCCTGCTGCCCGGAGCGGTCAGGTCAGCCCTGCCCTCCCGTATCCGCGCCCTCGGAAATGAAAAGAGGGAGGAACTCTTCCTCTTTCTCTGGTTTGCCGTGATCTTTCTCTTTTTCTCCCTTTCGAGCTCCAAGCTCATCCCCTACATCATTCCCGTCTTCCCTCCCCTCGCCGTTCTCATGGGACGGGTCTTCCAGAAGATCGTCTCCGAAAGCGACGGCCGGGGGATGAAACGGTTCCTCCTCTGGAACAGCGCTTTTCTGGTCCCCTTCATCCTGGCTCTCCTGGTGTATCCCTTCTTCAACAGCCGGATTTCCGCAGGAAGGCTGCTGCCCTACGCCCTTCCGGTAGCCCTCGCCCTCTCGGCCTTCGTCGCCGCGGGGTGGTACTTCTACAGGAAGAGCCGGTTCCGTCTTCTGGCCCTCTCCCTGTGCCTTCTCGCCTTCCTCTCCATGTTCTCCTTCAGGCGGGTGTTCACCCTCTATGACGGCCTCATTTCCGCCAGGGACCTGGCCGGGATCGTGGCCGAACTCCGCCGCCCCGGGGACGTGATCGCCCAGTACGGAAACTACGACCAGGGACTCCCCTTCTACCTGAAGCAGCGCATCGTCCTCGTCAACTATCTCGGCGAGCTCGAGTTCGGGGCGAAGCAGGAAGAGGATCCCTTCTGGT